The Desmodus rotundus isolate HL8 chromosome 3, HLdesRot8A.1, whole genome shotgun sequence genome includes a region encoding these proteins:
- the MATN1 gene encoding cartilage matrix protein, whose translation MRVISGASLVLCGLLLLLLVPRTLGLAPQPRGHLCRTRPTDLVFVVDSSRSVRPVEFEKVKVFLSQVIESLNVGPNATRVGVVNYASSVKQEFPLRAHLSKAALLQAVRHIRPLSTGTMTGLAIQFAITKAFSDAEGGRTNSPDISKVVIVVTDGRPQDSVQDVSARARASGIELFAIGVGRVDKATLRQIASEPQEEHVDYVESYSVIEKLSKKFQEAFCLVSDLCATGDHDCEQVCISSPGSYTCACREGFTLNSDGKTCNVCSGGGGSSATDLVFLIDGSKSVRPENFELVKKFINQIVDTLDVSDKLAQVGLVQYSSSVRQEFPLGRFHTKKDIKAAVRNMSYMEKGTMTGAALKYLIDNSFTVSRGARPGAQKVGIVFTDGRSQDYINDAAKKAKDLGFKMFAVGVGNAVEDELREIASEPVAEHYFYTADFKTINQIGMKLQKKICVEEDPCDCESIVKFQAKVEGLLQALTKKLEAVSKRLAIMENRIV comes from the exons ATGAGGGTCATCTCTGGTGCCAGCCTCGTGCTCTGcggtctgctgctgctgctcctggtcCCACGCACACTTGGCCTCGCCCCGCAGCCCAGAG ggcacCTCTGCCGAACTCGGCCCACGGACCTGGTGTTCGTTGTGGATAGCTCGCGCAGTGTACGGCCCGTGGAGTTTGAGAAGGTGAAGGTGTTCCTGTCGCAGGTCATCGAGTCGCTGAATGTGGGGCCCAATGCCACCCGGGTGGGCGTGGTCAACTATGCCAGCTCTGTGAAGCAGGAGTTCCCACTGCGGGCCCACCTTTCCAAGGCCGCGCTGCTTCAGGCCGTGCGCCACATCCGGCCGCTGTCCACGGGCACCATGACAGGTCTGGCCATCCAGTTCGCCATCACCAAGGCCTTCAGTGATGCTGAGGGTGGTCGCACCAACTCCCCTGACATCAGCAAG GTGGTCATCGTGGTGACGGACGGGAGGCCCCAGGACAGCGTGCAGGACGTGTCTGCACGGGCCCGGGCCAGCGGCATCGAGCTTTTTGCCATTGGCGTGGGCCGCGTGGACAAGGCCACGTTGCGCCAGATCGCCAGCGAGCCGCAGGAGGAGCACGTGGACTACGTGGAGAGCTACAGCGTCATCGAGAAACTGTCCAAGAagttccaggaagccttctgct TGGTGTCAGACCTGTGCGCCACAGGAGACCATGACTGTGAGCAGGTGTGCATCAGCTCCCCGGGCTCCTACACCTGCGCCTGCCGCGAGGGCTTCACCTTGAACAGTGATGGCAAGACCTGCAATG TCTGCAGCGGTGGCGGTGGCAGCTCAGCCACTGACCTGGTCTTCCTCATCGATGGATCCAAGAGTGTGCGGCCAGAGAATTTCGAGCTGGTGAAGAAGTTCATCAACCAGATCGTGGACACGCTGGACGTGTCAGACAAGCTGGCGCAGGTGGGGCTGGTGCAGTACTCGAGCTCTGTGCGCCAGGAGTTCCCGCTGGGCCGCTTCCACACCAAAAAGGACATCAAGGCGGCCGTGCGGAACATGTCCTACATGGAGAAGGGCACCATGACCGGGGCTGCTCTCAAGTACCTCATCGACAACTCCTTCACTGTGTCCCGTGGGGCTCGGCCTGGCGCCCAGAAGGTGGGCATAGTTTTCACCGATGGCCGCAGCCAGGACTACATCAATGACGCTGCCAAGAAGGCCAAGGACCTTG GCTTTAAGATGTTTGCGGTGGGCGTGGGCAATGCCGTGGAGGACGAGCTGAGGGAGATCGCCTCTGAGCCCGTGGCAGAGCACTACTTCTACACGGCTGACTTCAAGACCATCAACCAGATTGGCATGAAGTTGCAGAAGAAGATCTGTGTGG AGGAAGATCCGTGTGACTGTGAGTCCATTGTGAAATTCCAGGCCAAAGTGGAAGGGCTGCTGCAGGCCTTGACCAAGAAAT TGGAGGCTGTGAGTAAGCGGCTGGCCATCATGGAGAACAGGATTGTCTAA